One window from the genome of Aerosakkonema funiforme FACHB-1375 encodes:
- a CDS encoding trifunctional serine/threonine-protein kinase/ATP-binding protein/sensor histidine kinase translates to MQIIPGYIITEKIYENFKTVVYKAYNHEAQEAVIVKIPRATHPTWEEIICLKNEYEISKNLDIPGIVKPYKLANYPHGLALILEYFDGESLEQFAVGKTLETIGFLKIAIALADTLNRIHSNLVIHKDIKPHNILVNPQTLETKITDFSIASRLTRENLYLSNCNSLEGTLAYISPEQTGRMNRNIDYRTDLYSLGVTFYEILTGQLPFDSTDPLELIHCHIAKQPLPPNKRISNIPEAVSDTIVKLLAKNAEDRYQSALGLKADLELCLDRLLATGQILNFSPGHWDKASQFLIPQKLYGREKEVASLMEAFERVSNPRLSPERSGNESGIEMMLVSGYSGIGKSSLVNEVHKPIVRQRGYFIAGKFDQFKRNIPYVSVVSAFQDLIRQLLTESKENIAGWKNKILDALASNGQIIIDVIPEVELIVGPQPPVPQLGPAESQNRFNRVFQQFIQVFTKPEHPLVLFLDDLQWADSASLKLIQVLMTNPDSKYLLLMGAYRDNEVSATHPLMLTLEEILKAGAIVNNIILRPLNMENASQLVADTLGDRTHRSQPLADLVYNKTQGNPFFLTQMLTSLYQEKLLNFDFSSGMWQWDIAQIQAIGITDYNVVELIAKNIQKLSEETQTVLKLAACVGNQFNLDVLAIVNEKCQSATAADLWEALQAGLILPLSNAYKIPLLLEEDSGAALTFDRVKVSYKFLHDRVQQAAYSLIPEERKKETHLKIGQLLLKNTNPEERKENIFALVNQLNFGTDLIACEEEKYELAELNFIAGQKAKAATAYEPAIRYLNVGLELLGADSWQSHYELTLNLYLEAAEVEYLNINFERSATLADTILQQATNLLDKIKVYEIQIQFYMAQNQMLTAMNTGLQALEMLGVSLSSPPSSDRWVVDLPELEDLENLPAMTDPYHLATLRLLISVVAPATMAKPEILPLLVLTQVNFCIEHGCSAQAAVSYAFYGMILCAIIGKVDAGYKSGQLALRLLQRFDARELQSKVYNLFNLFIRPWKEHTKETITPFLQGFQSGLETGDLEFACYCINNYCSHMFWLGERVELVEKQQHQYLNLQLSFKQEYSINYAKIWRQLSLKISGAESGYLLIGSSFDESESLPVFLELNNPILLFAIYFAKSFLFYLFRNYTEAVANAELAAKYAAPVMGWIVSFAAYNFYYSLALLAVYRQGDCETEDRQQELLKQVEENQEKMRKWAEYAPCNFQHKYELVEAEKARVLGQILAAMEYYDRAISGAKEQGYIQEEALANELAAEFYFSLGRKKVGQTYLMEAYYGYIRWGAMAKVKNLELRYTQILAQIIKTEAPIFNLTKTTTLTNSIASDKLDFATVIKASQAVTDEIVLDRLLDKLLNIAMENAGAQKSCLILEKNGQLLIEATGSVEQDGVVMLSSIPVSCSQHLPICLINFVARTCESVVLNDAAKEGRFTADPYIVKNQPKSILCVPIINQSKSIGILYLENNLTAGAFTPGRLEVIKILSSQAAISLKNAMLYNNLEGATENLKQANEQLEDYSKTLERRVDERTLELREKNQQLQQTLQELQQTQTQLIQNEKMSSLGQLVAGVAHEINNPVNFIYGNLNHARQYLEDLLHLIEVYDKYSNKSPEIEAEIEASDFEFVRTDFSKIIDSMQVGADRIRQIVLSLRNFSRLDEADMKSVDIHSGIDSSLLILQHRLKEKAGNPPIEVIKKYGQLPKVECYPGQLNQVFMNILTNAIDALYDREYTDKNSVHPKQSPYIRICTDVLDNGWVLIEIADNGPGMREEIRQKLFDPFFTTKPVGSGTGLGLSISYQIVVEKHGGKLKCSSVPGKGAEFVIEIPVKQQRKGLGVRG, encoded by the coding sequence ATGCAAATTATTCCTGGCTACATAATTACCGAAAAAATCTACGAAAACTTTAAAACGGTTGTTTATAAAGCATATAACCATGAAGCTCAAGAAGCTGTCATCGTAAAAATACCTAGAGCTACGCATCCTACGTGGGAAGAAATTATTTGTTTGAAAAATGAATACGAAATTTCTAAAAACCTGGACATACCGGGGATAGTCAAACCTTACAAATTGGCGAATTACCCGCACGGGTTAGCTCTTATATTAGAATATTTTGACGGCGAATCTCTGGAACAATTTGCTGTGGGAAAAACCCTGGAAACAATTGGTTTTTTAAAAATTGCGATCGCGCTGGCCGATACACTTAATAGAATTCATAGCAATTTGGTAATTCATAAAGACATCAAACCGCATAATATTTTGGTAAATCCCCAGACATTAGAAACAAAAATCACAGATTTTAGCATTGCATCGCGGCTGACAAGAGAAAACTTATACTTAAGTAACTGTAATTCTCTAGAGGGTACGCTTGCCTATATATCACCAGAACAAACTGGTCGAATGAACCGGAATATTGACTACCGCACTGACCTTTATTCATTAGGAGTCACATTTTATGAAATATTGACCGGGCAGTTACCGTTTGATAGTACAGACCCATTGGAATTAATACATTGTCATATTGCCAAACAACCCTTGCCACCAAACAAGCGGATTAGTAATATTCCCGAAGCTGTTTCCGATACGATCGTCAAGTTATTAGCTAAAAATGCTGAAGATCGATACCAAAGCGCTTTAGGATTAAAAGCAGACTTAGAACTTTGTTTAGATCGGCTATTAGCCACTGGCCAAATTCTAAATTTTTCTCCCGGTCATTGGGATAAAGCCAGCCAATTTCTGATTCCGCAGAAACTTTACGGACGAGAGAAAGAAGTAGCCAGTTTGATGGAGGCTTTTGAAAGAGTCAGTAACCCCCGCCTTTCACCGGAGCGATCGGGAAATGAAAGCGGGATAGAGATGATGCTCGTAAGCGGCTATTCCGGGATTGGCAAATCTTCCTTAGTGAATGAAGTTCATAAACCGATTGTGCGTCAGCGAGGATATTTTATCGCTGGTAAGTTCGATCAATTTAAGCGGAATATACCTTATGTTTCTGTAGTCAGCGCCTTTCAAGATTTGATTCGGCAGTTGTTGACGGAAAGTAAAGAAAATATTGCTGGCTGGAAAAATAAAATATTAGATGCCCTTGCTTCCAACGGTCAGATAATTATTGATGTGATACCGGAAGTCGAATTGATTGTAGGGCCACAGCCACCTGTGCCGCAGTTGGGGCCAGCCGAATCGCAAAATCGATTTAATCGGGTATTTCAGCAATTTATACAAGTATTTACCAAACCAGAACATCCCCTCGTCCTATTTTTAGATGATTTACAATGGGCGGATTCAGCATCTCTGAAATTGATTCAGGTGCTAATGACGAATCCGGATAGCAAATATTTGTTGCTGATGGGAGCGTATCGAGATAACGAAGTCAGCGCGACTCATCCATTGATGCTGACTTTAGAGGAAATTCTCAAAGCTGGTGCGATCGTCAATAATATTATCTTGCGCCCTTTGAATATGGAAAATGCCAGCCAATTAGTAGCGGATACGCTTGGCGATCGCACCCACAGATCCCAGCCGCTAGCCGATTTAGTTTACAACAAAACTCAAGGCAATCCCTTCTTTTTGACTCAGATGCTCACCTCGCTTTACCAGGAAAAGTTATTAAACTTTGATTTTAGTAGCGGGATGTGGCAGTGGGATATCGCCCAGATTCAAGCGATCGGTATCACCGATTATAACGTAGTCGAATTAATCGCTAAAAATATTCAGAAACTGTCGGAGGAGACGCAAACTGTCTTAAAATTAGCTGCCTGTGTTGGCAATCAATTTAACTTAGACGTTTTGGCAATTGTCAATGAAAAATGTCAGTCAGCTACAGCTGCCGATTTATGGGAAGCGCTGCAAGCCGGGTTGATTTTACCTCTTAGCAATGCCTACAAAATACCGCTGTTACTTGAAGAAGACAGCGGGGCGGCTTTAACGTTCGATCGTGTGAAGGTTAGCTACAAATTTTTGCACGATCGCGTGCAGCAAGCAGCCTATTCTCTGATTCCCGAAGAGCGGAAAAAAGAAACCCATCTCAAAATTGGCCAACTGCTGCTGAAAAATACTAATCCAGAAGAACGGAAAGAAAATATTTTTGCTTTAGTTAACCAACTGAATTTCGGGACAGACTTAATCGCCTGTGAAGAAGAAAAATATGAGTTGGCTGAGTTAAATTTTATTGCGGGTCAGAAAGCGAAGGCGGCGACAGCTTACGAACCAGCTATCAGGTATTTAAATGTTGGGCTAGAACTGCTGGGCGCAGATAGTTGGCAAAGTCACTACGAGTTGACATTGAATCTATATTTAGAAGCAGCAGAAGTAGAATATTTGAATATTAACTTTGAGCGATCGGCTACTTTAGCTGACACCATTTTACAACAGGCCACTAACCTGCTCGATAAAATCAAAGTCTACGAGATCCAAATACAGTTTTACATGGCTCAAAACCAGATGCTTACAGCCATGAATACTGGCTTGCAAGCACTGGAGATGCTAGGTGTTAGTCTATCAAGTCCGCCGAGTAGCGATCGTTGGGTGGTTGATTTGCCTGAACTGGAAGACTTAGAAAATCTTCCCGCTATGACAGATCCCTATCACCTAGCAACTCTGCGCCTACTCATAAGCGTTGTCGCTCCTGCTACTATGGCAAAGCCAGAAATTTTGCCGCTGCTGGTATTGACTCAAGTCAATTTTTGTATCGAACACGGCTGTTCGGCACAAGCTGCTGTTTCCTATGCTTTTTATGGCATGATCTTGTGTGCGATAATAGGTAAAGTGGATGCCGGATACAAGTCTGGGCAACTAGCTTTGAGGCTGTTACAGAGATTTGATGCCAGAGAACTTCAATCTAAAGTCTATAACCTATTTAACCTTTTTATCAGACCTTGGAAAGAGCATACTAAGGAAACTATTACCCCGTTTTTGCAGGGTTTTCAAAGTGGATTGGAAACTGGTGATTTAGAGTTTGCTTGCTATTGTATTAATAACTATTGCTCTCATATGTTTTGGTTGGGAGAACGAGTTGAATTAGTTGAAAAACAGCAACATCAATACCTTAATCTCCAGTTAAGCTTCAAGCAAGAATACTCTATTAATTATGCAAAAATCTGGAGACAATTGAGCTTAAAGATTTCCGGTGCGGAAAGTGGATACCTATTAATTGGGAGCAGTTTTGATGAGTCGGAGAGCTTGCCAGTTTTTTTAGAACTTAATAATCCGATTTTGCTTTTTGCTATTTATTTTGCCAAAAGTTTTCTATTTTATTTGTTTAGAAATTATACTGAAGCTGTTGCCAATGCCGAGTTAGCAGCAAAATACGCTGCGCCTGTGATGGGTTGGATAGTAAGTTTTGCTGCTTACAATTTTTACTATTCTCTTGCTCTTCTGGCTGTGTATCGCCAGGGAGATTGTGAAACAGAGGATCGGCAACAAGAATTGCTCAAACAAGTGGAGGAAAATCAGGAAAAGATGCGGAAGTGGGCAGAATACGCCCCCTGCAATTTCCAACACAAGTACGAGCTAGTGGAAGCAGAGAAAGCACGGGTATTAGGACAAATTTTAGCAGCGATGGAGTATTACGATCGCGCCATCAGCGGAGCCAAGGAACAAGGATACATTCAAGAAGAAGCACTGGCTAATGAACTAGCAGCAGAGTTTTATTTTTCCCTTGGTCGAAAAAAGGTAGGTCAGACATATTTGATGGAAGCATACTATGGCTATATTCGTTGGGGAGCGATGGCAAAAGTCAAAAATTTAGAATTAAGATATACCCAAATATTAGCTCAAATAATCAAAACAGAAGCGCCAATTTTTAATCTAACAAAAACAACAACTTTGACGAATAGTATTGCTTCAGATAAGTTAGATTTTGCCACAGTAATCAAAGCTTCACAAGCCGTTACGGATGAAATTGTTTTGGATAGATTGCTAGATAAATTATTGAATATCGCGATGGAAAATGCGGGAGCCCAAAAAAGTTGCCTTATTTTAGAGAAAAATGGTCAACTCTTAATAGAGGCTACTGGTAGTGTAGAGCAAGACGGGGTTGTAATGCTGTCATCAATACCAGTTTCTTGCAGTCAGCATTTGCCGATATGCCTGATAAATTTTGTAGCTAGGACTTGTGAAAGCGTAGTTTTGAATGATGCGGCAAAAGAAGGGAGATTTACCGCAGATCCTTATATCGTCAAAAATCAACCGAAATCGATTTTATGCGTACCGATTATCAATCAAAGTAAATCGATCGGCATTCTTTATTTAGAAAATAACTTGACCGCTGGTGCATTCACTCCCGGACGTTTGGAAGTCATTAAGATCCTTTCTTCCCAAGCAGCTATTTCTCTAAAAAATGCTATGTTGTATAACAATTTAGAAGGTGCAACTGAAAACTTAAAACAAGCCAACGAGCAGTTAGAAGATTACAGCAAAACTTTGGAACGACGGGTGGACGAGAGGACGCTGGAATTAAGGGAAAAAAATCAGCAGTTACAACAAACTTTGCAAGAATTACAGCAAACTCAGACTCAGTTGATTCAAAATGAAAAAATGTCTTCTCTGGGGCAGTTGGTTGCTGGTGTCGCTCACGAAATTAACAATCCAGTTAACTTTATCTATGGCAATCTTAACCATGCTAGGCAGTATCTTGAAGACCTCTTACACCTGATTGAGGTTTATGACAAATACTCCAATAAGTCACCTGAAATTGAAGCTGAAATTGAAGCGAGCGATTTTGAATTTGTCAGAACGGACTTCTCGAAAATTATAGATTCCATGCAGGTAGGGGCCGATCGCATTCGTCAGATTGTGCTGTCATTGCGAAACTTCTCCCGCCTAGATGAAGCGGATATGAAATCTGTGGATATTCATTCGGGCATCGATAGCTCTTTGTTGATTTTACAGCATCGCCTCAAAGAAAAGGCAGGAAATCCACCAATTGAAGTTATCAAAAAGTACGGTCAGCTTCCGAAAGTCGAGTGTTATCCAGGGCAACTGAACCAGGTATTTATGAATATACTGACCAATGCTATTGATGCTCTATACGACCGGGAATATACAGACAAAAATTCGGTACACCCTAAGCAATCACCTTACATCCGAATTTGCACGGATGTGCTGGATAACGGTTGGGTGCTGATCGAAATAGCAGATAACGGCCCTGGTATGAGGGAAGAGATCCGCCAAAAGTTATTTGACCCCTTCTTTACCACAAAACCTGTCGGTTCTGGCACTGGGTTGGGTTTATCTATTAGCTATCAGATCGTGGTGGAAAAACACGGCGGTAAACTCAAATGTTCCTCAGTGCCGGGAAAGGGGGCGGAGTTCGTTATTGAAATTCCGGTCAAGCAGCAGAGAAAGGGGTTAGGGGTTAGGGGTTAG